In one Cyprinus carpio isolate SPL01 chromosome B2, ASM1834038v1, whole genome shotgun sequence genomic region, the following are encoded:
- the LOC109084001 gene encoding complement C1q tumor necrosis factor-related protein 3-like → MMKLVLCIVLLLSVLSTKAQDFISPTLDIISELKKITTMEEKFSALNDEVKELRSKNEALTTKLKTFEEKIISERLKVAFSASLSALENTHRFIGPYTTATTLVYENAFTNIGNVYDTSTGIFTAPVKGVYFFNFVVFNPHDIATGVRLLKNGNFVVAASDNPPKQDTEDTTCNSVSLTLEQGDQIHLQLIENRRIYTDGLRRNTFSGHLLFTM, encoded by the exons ATGATGAAGCTGGTACTTTGCATAGTTTTATTGTTGTCTGTGTTGAGCACAAAGGCACAGGATTTTATTTCACCTACATTAGATATCATAAGTGAACTTAAAAAGATTACAACCATGGAGGAAAAGTTCAGTGCTCTTAATGATGAAGTCAAGGAATTAAGAAGCAAGAATGAAG CACTGACTACAAAGCTGAAAACCTTTGAAGAGAAGATAATTTcag AAAGGCTAAAAGTAGCATTTTCAGCTTCACTGTCAGCTTTGGAGAATACCCACCGATTTATTGGCCCTTATACAACAGCAACCACTCTTGTGTATGAAAATGCCTTCACTAACATTGGAAATGTTTATGACACCAGTACAG GAATCTTCACTGCACCAGTTAAAGGAGTTTATTTCTTCAACTTTGTGGTCTTCAATCCTCATGACATTGCAACCGGTGTGAGACTGTTAAAAAACGGCAATTTTGTGGTTGCAGCATCAGATAACCCTCCCAAGCAAGACACTGAAGACACTACATGCAACTCAGTTAGTCTTACTCTTGAACAAGGGGACCAGATACATCTTCAGCTCATAGAGAACCGTCGTATCTACACAGATGGACTAAGACGTAATACCTTTAGTGGACACCTTCTTTTTACTATGTGA